The sequence below is a genomic window from Patescibacteria group bacterium.
GCTGGTCCCGTCGGGAACTGCGGCGCCACTCACCCCTCTACGGAGGGCACGGAAGCGCTTCGGCGCTAAGGAGAGTCAGATGAGCCAGAACCGCAACCAGAAGAATCAGCAGCGCGCCCAAGTCAACGCCGGTAACGGCAAGAACTGCCAGCAGATCGAGATCGTCTTCGCCGAACAGACGTTCGACGGCCACAAACGGATGATCAGCTACCTGGGCGACGGTACGGTGGTCCACCCCGGCACGCGCCGGTTCCACCCCAAGGCCGGCACCAAGTATCTCTGCTCCGTGAGATCCGTCGGTCGCGGCAAGGTCGGTCTTGCCAAGCCGGCGCTGCCCTACACGCTGTCCCCCAGCGAGTGGGTCGCTGCCAGCGAGCTCCGCACCTGCCTCGTGGCCACGCTGACGTTCCGCAAGCAGAATCGTCAGGACCGGAACGGCCAGGAAAGCGTGCGGCTGATCGCCTGGGACAACGGCCAGGCCGTGTTCCCCGACGACGGCGTCGAGATGCCGGTCGAGAAGCCGGTTACCTGTCTGTTGCGCGAGGCGGGAACGGTGGCGTTCGCGCTGCCGCTCACGATCGAGGCTCAAACCTCACAGACCGGTCTCGTAACGTTGGCGGAAGTGGCCGGTGAGCTCAGTCTCAAGGATCTGGCTTTCGTCATCGTTCGCGATACGATGGCCAAGCTGGGTACGCTCGGCACGCCGCGCAGCGAAAGCGATGTCGAGGATGTCCGGCGGTATCGCAACATCTACGAGATCCTCGGGGTTCCGGAAACAGCGACAGCCGATGAGATCCGGCGCGCGTACAAGTCCAAGGCGCCAGCGGTCCATCCGGATCGCGTACTCCAGGCTTTCGGAGGCAAGGACAAGGCTCCGGTCTTGGTCCGCAAGAATGCCGAGAATTACTTCGCGGCGCTCACCGAGGCGCACGAACGGGCTCTCGAACTCATCGAGCGGCGCGGTCGGAGCGCAGAGAAGCCGGTCGCGGCGAACAAGCCCAAGGCCGAAACAGCCAAGGTCGCGACCCCCGTGGTCAAGACCGAAGCTCCGAAGCCCGTGGCGAAGCCGAGATCGTCGGTCGTCGTGAAGCCCGGCGTCGAGGACATCGCTGAGATGCTCGTCGCCGCTGTCTGCGGCGTGAGTTCCACCAAGGACCTGGCTGATGAGGTCGAGCGGGACAAGCGCGTCGCCGTCAAGGAAGCTGCTGAAGCCAAGGCTAAGGCCAAGGCCGAAGCCGCCAAGAAGGCCAGAGCCAAAGCTAAGGCCGAAGCCGCCAAGAAGGACATGAGCGCGATGACCGCCAAGGAGAAGTTCGAAGCCAAGTACGGCGACAAGGCGAAGACCACGGCCGCAGCCTCCAAGCAGGCCAAGGTCGAGGCCAAGCCGGTCGAGGAGAATGGCCAGAAGTCGCTCGCCGAGCAGCTTCAGAGCCTGAAACTCGGCCAGTAGCCGAAGCGATCATCATCCTACCCAGTTCTTTCTCGCCTAATAAAGCGGCCCGACACTCGTCGGGCCGCTTTTACATTTTGGTAAGTTGCGGAGTCAGATGGCTTCGTCTCTTCGTAACTCCATGACTTCGTCTCTGTTCATACTTTCAACCCAAATAATCCCACCGTATTCTTCAAAGTCCGCGCCGCGACCTCCTCGACCGGCAACTGCCTGATCCTGGCGATCTCGGCCGCCACGAATCTCACGTTCGCGGGCTCGTTGCGTTCGCCGCGATGCGGCACAGGCGCGAGATACGGTGCGTCGGTCTCGACGATCAGTCGGTCGAGCGGTACCTGCCGCGCGATGTCGGCCAACACCTCGCCTTTGGCTTTGTCCGCGGCCCGCGGCGGATAGGTCACGATGCCGGTGAAAGAAATATAGAATCCGAGATCCAGATAGCGCGCCGCGTCCTTCCAGGAGCCGGTGAAACAATGGATGTCGCCGCGCACCGGGCGGCCGGCGGTGCGATACTCTTCGAGGATGGCGATGACGTCGTCGTGCGCGTCGCGGCAGTGGATCATGACCGGCAGCCCGGTCTCGAGGCTCAGGTCGAG
It includes:
- a CDS encoding J domain-containing protein is translated as MSQNRNQKNQQRAQVNAGNGKNCQQIEIVFAEQTFDGHKRMISYLGDGTVVHPGTRRFHPKAGTKYLCSVRSVGRGKVGLAKPALPYTLSPSEWVAASELRTCLVATLTFRKQNRQDRNGQESVRLIAWDNGQAVFPDDGVEMPVEKPVTCLLREAGTVAFALPLTIEAQTSQTGLVTLAEVAGELSLKDLAFVIVRDTMAKLGTLGTPRSESDVEDVRRYRNIYEILGVPETATADEIRRAYKSKAPAVHPDRVLQAFGGKDKAPVLVRKNAENYFAALTEAHERALELIERRGRSAEKPVAANKPKAETAKVATPVVKTEAPKPVAKPRSSVVVKPGVEDIAEMLVAAVCGVSSTKDLADEVERDKRVAVKEAAEAKAKAKAEAAKKARAKAKAEAAKKDMSAMTAKEKFEAKYGDKAKTTAAASKQAKVEAKPVEENGQKSLAEQLQSLKLGQ
- a CDS encoding TatD family hydrolase, whose product is MAPAQLKLIDAHCHVNFNAYQDDAEAVIRRSLEQGIGLITVGTQRDTSAAAVDLAEKYDGVWSIIGLHPIHLFEREADEEETSAQGSEEIFDAARYRELIGRSSKVVGLGECGLDYFHRPKNVAEAEFKARQARVFRSHLDLSLETGLPVMIHCRDAHDDVIAILEEYRTAGRPVRGDIHCFTGSWKDAARYLDLGFYISFTGIVTYPPRAADKAKGEVLADIARQVPLDRLIVETDAPYLAPVPHRGERNEPANVRFVAAEIARIRQLPVEEVAARTLKNTVGLFGLKV